CGCGCGGCGCATCAGTCGCGGCCCGAGCAGCGCGGCAAGCAAGGTGACGACCAGCATCGACAGGCCGTGCCACGCGAGCACCATCGCAGCGCCGTCCAGGTGGTGAATGAAGCTCAGCCCGACGCTGGCAAACGCCGCCGCGGATAGTCCGCCAAGTGCCGCGACGGGGCCTGCGCGCAGCCGTGCGGCGTGGCGTGCAAGCCACAGCATCGCGACGGTGAGCGGCACGCTGAGACCGGCGATGAACACCATGCAAGACACGCTTACGCCGATCCGCAATCCGTCCGGCCCAAGACGCGCCAGGTCCTGCAGGCACCCCCAGCCCATGGTCGCGAGCCATGCGACAGCGGCTGGAAGTGGCAGCAATGCCCAGCGCCTGCTCCGCTCAGGCAGGGCGAGCTCGAAGGCTGCGAAAGCAGCCAGAACCCCGGTGACCGAGGCTGTCACGATTTGCGGCAGGTCGAAACCGTCGGTGAGGCGTTCCGCGAGGTCATGCCGCGGTCCGGAGACGAGCACCGCCAAGCCGATGACGGCCGCAACGATGGTGAGCCAGACAGCGGTG
This region of Sediminicoccus rosea genomic DNA includes:
- a CDS encoding NrsF family protein; translated protein: MRSEDLIHRLAINLRPVRPASHPALATAVWLTIVAAVIGLAVLVSGPRHDLAERLTDGFDLPQIVTASVTGVLAAFAAFELALPERSRRWALLPLPAAVAWLATMGWGCLQDLARLGPDGLRIGVSVSCMVFIAGLSVPLTVAMLWLARHAARLRAGPVAALGGLSAAAFASVGLSFIHHLDGAAMVLAWHGLSMLVVTLLAALLGPRLMRRARPLG